A genome region from Bradyrhizobium sp. WSM1417 includes the following:
- a CDS encoding DUF4286 family protein gives MPLAGKGMLLTSMNIDVSDEADFNRWYDREHLEERVAIDGFLEARRYVAHAANPKYLSLYSTATLDVLDSPAYRARLANQTEWSRRSMAHFKDMLRVVARITISKGIGRGAALGLVRLRPTPDNAVAWRDALLDRLAPDKHDGIISMHLLESEPELSGATADIPAARNEGARDWFVLIDGTHVGAVSAVIAARFTGPAAAPFPLPVSVGTYSLMWDLAKSDIARN, from the coding sequence ATGCCACTCGCTGGAAAAGGCATGCTGCTGACGTCGATGAATATCGACGTTTCAGATGAAGCCGATTTCAATCGCTGGTATGATCGCGAGCATCTGGAAGAGCGCGTTGCGATCGACGGCTTTCTGGAGGCGCGGCGCTATGTCGCGCATGCCGCCAATCCCAAATATCTCTCGCTGTATTCGACCGCGACGCTCGACGTGCTCGACAGTCCCGCCTACCGAGCGCGGCTCGCCAACCAGACCGAATGGTCGCGGCGGAGCATGGCCCATTTCAAGGACATGCTGCGGGTGGTCGCGCGCATCACGATCAGCAAGGGCATCGGACGCGGCGCGGCGCTCGGCCTCGTGCGGCTCCGGCCGACGCCGGACAATGCAGTCGCGTGGCGTGACGCACTGCTAGACAGGCTGGCGCCGGACAAGCACGACGGCATCATCTCGATGCATCTGCTCGAGAGCGAGCCGGAATTGTCGGGCGCAACCGCGGACATTCCGGCGGCGCGCAACGAAGGCGCGCGCGACTGGTTCGTGCTGATCGACGGCACGCATGTCGGCGCGGTCTCCGCCGTGATCGCCGCGCGCTTCACCGGCCCTGCCGCCGCGCCATTCCCGCTTCCCGTTTCGGTCGGCACCTACAGCTTGATGTGGGACCTCGCGAAGAGCGACATCGCGCGCAACTAA